The following proteins are encoded in a genomic region of Arachis ipaensis cultivar K30076 chromosome B02, Araip1.1, whole genome shotgun sequence:
- the LOC107621422 gene encoding 4-coumarate--CoA ligase-like 5: protein MEEGRDIDPRSGFCSSNSVFYSKRKPLPLPQNPSLDVTTFISSHAHHARIAFIDAATGNHFTFHQLWRAVDAVASSLYDLGIRKGNVVLLLSPNSIYFPVVCLAVMSLGAIITTTNPLNTAAEIRKQINDSKPRIAFTIPPLASKIAAASPSLPIILMEADTSSSFPSAVTTLSRMMEKESSSSRVKERVNQDDTATLLYSSGTTGPSKGVVSSHRNLMAMVQIVLGRFNIEDSQTFICTVPMFHIYGLVAFATGLLAAGATIVVLSKFEMHDMLSAIERYKATYLPLVPPILVAMLNNADAIKGKYDLRSLHSVLSGGAPLSKEVIEGFVEKYPNVTILQGYGLTESTGVGASTDSLEESRRYGTAGLLSPGTQAKIVDPDSGLALPVNRTGELWLRGPTIMKGYFSNEEATASTLDSEGWLRTGDVCFIDNDGFIFIVDRLKELIKYKGYQVPPAELEALLLTHPDIADAAVIPFPDKEAGQFPMAYVVRKAGSSISEKEVMDFVAKQVAPYKRIRKVAFISSVPKNPSGKILRRDLINLATSKL, encoded by the exons ATGGAGGAAGGAAGAGATATAGATCCAAGAAGTGGGTTCTGCAGCTCAAACTCAGTCTTCTACAGCAAAAGGAAGCCACTTCCACTTCCACAGAACCCATCCTTGGACGTCACCACCTTCATCTCATCACACGCCCACCATGCCAGGATCGCCTTCATCGACGCCGCCACCGGCAACCACTTCACCTTCCACCAACTCTGGCGAGCTGTGGACGCCGTCGCCTCCTCCCTCTACGACCTCGGCATCCGCAAGGGCAACGTCGTCCTCCTCCTCTCCCCAAACAGCATCTACTTCCCCGTCGTCTGCCTCGCCGTCATGTCCCTCGGCgccatcatcaccaccaccaacCCTCTCAACACCGCCGCCGAAATCCGCAAGCAAATCAACGACTCCAAGCCTCGCATCGCCTTCACCATCCCTCCCCTGGCCTCGAAAATCGCCGCCGCCTCCCCCTCGCTCCCGATCATCCTCATGGAGGCCGACACCAGCAGCAGCTTCCCTTCAGCCGTCACCACCCTGAGCCGCATGATGGAGAAAGAAAGCAGCTCAAGCCGAGTCAAAGAGCGAGTCAACCAGGACGACACGGCCACCCTGCTCTACTCTTCCGGCACCACCGGGCCCAGCAAGGGCGTCGTGTCTTCTCACCGCAACCTCATGGCTATGGTGCAGATCGTTCTCGGCAGATTCAACATCGAGGATAGCCAGACCTTCATCTGCACTGTCCCGATGTTCCATATATACG GGCTGGTGGCGTTTGCGACGGGACTTCTGGCGGCGGGGGCCACAATCGTGGTGCTGTCAAAGTTCGAGATGCACGACATGTTGTCGGCGATAGAGAGGTACAAGGCGACGTACCTGCCGCTGGTGCCGCCGATTCTGGTAGCGATGCTCAACAACGCCGACGCGATTAAGGGGAAGTACGATTTGAGGTCTTTGCATTCGGTGCTTTCGGGTGGAGCTCCGCTGAGTAAAGAGGTGATAGAAGGCTTCGTGGAGAAGTATCCGAACGTGACCATTCTTCAGGGTTATGGCTTGACGGAGTCCACCGGAGTTGGTGCTTCCACCGACTCCTTGGAAGAGAGCCGCAGGTACGGTACGGCGGGGCTCCTCTCTCCTGGAACCCAGGCTAAGATTGTCGACCCTGACTCCGGGCTCGCCCTTCCCGTGAACCGGACCGGTGAGCTCTGGCTCAGGGGTCCCACCATCATGAAAG GTTATTTCAGTAACGAGGAAGCAACGGCGTCTACGCTTGATTCAGAAGGATGGTTAAGAACAGGGGATGTTTGCTTCATCGACAATGATGGCTTCATATTTATTGTGGATAGGTTGAAAGAGCTCATCAAGTACAAGGGATATCAG GTGCCTCCAGCAGAACTAGAGGCCTTGTTGCTCACACATCCAGACATTGCTGATGCTGCTGTCATTCC GTTTCCAGATAAGGAGGCTGGGCAGTTTCCAATGGCATATGTTGTAAGAAAGGCTGGAAGCAGCATTTCGGAGAAGGAAGTGATGGATTTTGTGGCAAAACAG GTGGCTCCATACAAGAGAATTAGAAAGGTCGCTTTTATATCTTCCGTACCCAAAAATCCATCTGGCAAGATTCTAAGGAGGGATCTCATCAACCTCGCAACCTCTAAACTCTGA